The genomic interval TTATTTCCTAGGTTAAAAAAAGCAACGTATTCGTTGTCTTTATTTCTAATGCTATCTATAGAGTTTGTAAAATAACCTAAATTTTTTAAGTGTTCAGAAAGTATATTAATTTCCAAGTTTAGAAGAATAGTGTCTTTGTGTTTTTTTTGATAATTAATTTTATTTAAAATGTTTGCTTCTGTTTTATTTAAGGAAGTAAGTTTTAAAGAAAATGCTTGTGCAAAGGTTTCTGTATAAGAAAGCAGTGCAAGTAGGATATATATATAAGGTGTAGTTTTTTTATTCAAAGTGGATAAAATATAAGAATCAAAAGTAAAAGAAAATCCCAATAACTAACAAAAAAATGAACATTAAGAAAAAATAACTTGCTGATACTTGAATAATTAGAAAATAATTGTACATTTGCGGACTCTTAAAAAAGAGTAAAGGTTTAATTATAAACGAAAAACAGTAATAATTTAGTATGCCAACTATTCAACAATTAGTTCGTAAAGGAAGAACCAAAATAACTAAGAAGAGTAAATCGGCTGCTTTGTCGTCTTGTCCTCAAAGACGTGGAGTGTGTACTCGTGTTTATACTACAACACCAAAGAAACCTAATTCAGCAATGCGTAAAGTTGCCAGAGTTAGATTGACAAATGGTAATGAGATAAACGCATACATCCCAGGTGAAGGACATAACTTACAAGAGCACTCGATAGTATTAGTTAGAGGTGGAAGGGTAAAAGATTTACCAGGTGTTAAATATCACGTAGTACGTGGTGCATTAGATACAGCGGGAGTTGAGGGTAGAACCCAGAGACGTTCGAAGTATGGTGCAAAACGCCCAAAGAAGTAAGAGTTATCAGTAAAGGGTTGTAAGATTTTTAGGGTAGTAGTTGTTGTTTGAGAGTTCTCTTGAGTGTTAACTATTGTTTTTAATGTTTTATGGCGAAGAGCTAATAACAAATTAATTAACTTTTTTAATGTAAAAGACATGAGAAAAAGAGCAGCAAAAAAAAGAGTCTTATTACCGGATCCTAAATTTAACGATCAGTTAGTAACACGTTTTGTGAATAACTTAATGTGGAGCGGTAAGAAGTCTGTAGCGTTTAAAGTGTTTTATGACGCTTTAGAGCTAGTAGAAGAAAGAAAAGGAGAAGACGAAGAGAAATCGGCTTTAGAGATTTGGA from Polaribacter sejongensis carries:
- the rpsL gene encoding 30S ribosomal protein S12, whose protein sequence is MPTIQQLVRKGRTKITKKSKSAALSSCPQRRGVCTRVYTTTPKKPNSAMRKVARVRLTNGNEINAYIPGEGHNLQEHSIVLVRGGRVKDLPGVKYHVVRGALDTAGVEGRTQRRSKYGAKRPKK